CGATCTCGTCGCCCTCCTGGGGGCGGCGCTCCTGTACGGCGCGCTCACCGGAACGGACCTGCACGCGAAGGTCCTGAAGGGGATCGAGGGGAGCATCAAGCAGAGCGTTCTCCTGTACCAGCAGATGGGGATAAAGGGAGAAGAGTTGACCGCGCTGCAGCAGACGCTTCAGCAGGCAGCGGGAGTGATCCTGAACATCTATCCCTCGCTCCTTACCGTCACCCTCGGGGCACTCGCTGCGCTGAATCTCCTGGTGGTAGCGAAGTATGTCACGCGTCTGCCGAGGCCGGTGCACCTGGGGGAGTTTCGCAAGTACCGTAATCCGGAGCCGCTGGTCTGGCTCCTGATCCTCGCCGGCTTCGGAACGCTGGTCCCGCAGCCGCTGGTACATCTTGCCGCACTGAACGTGCTGATCGTACTCTGCGCCCTTTACGCGGTGCAGGGGCTCGCGGTCATCGTCCATTATTTCACCCGGTTCGCAGTACCGACCTTCATCAGGCTGATGGCATGCCTGATCATCGTGCTGCAGCCATTTCTCGCCCTCGCCGTAGTGGCGCTGGGGGTATTCGACCTTTGGGGGGACTTCAGGACCCCCAAAAACAAGGAAAACCTGTAAATCTCAGGCTAGGAGGCATGACATGCAAGTAATTCTGAAGGAAAACGTTGAGAATCTCGGTCACATCGGCGACATCGTGAAGGTTGCTCCGGGGTACGCCAGGAACTACCTGCTTCCGAAGGGCTTCGCCATCGAGGCGACCGAGAAGAACGCGAAGGCACTGGCTCACGCGAAGCGTCACCTCGAGTACAAGAAGAACCGCGTTCTCGAAGGCGCGAAGCAGCTCGCAGCGAAGATCGAGGCGATCACCATCTCCGTGGCGCATCAGGCTGGTGAGGATGGCAGGCTCTTCGGCGCGGTGACCAACATCGAGCTCGCAGAGCAGCTGAAGGCTCAGGGCGTCGAGGTGGACAGGAAGCGCATCGTGCTCGACGAGCCGATCAAGCAGGTAGGTGACTTCACCGCAGTTGTGAAGATCCACCCGGAAGTTTCCGCGAACCTGAAGGTTTCCGTGGCCAAGGCTTAATCCAGGTTTTTCCTCTGCTTCAACTTAAAAGGGCCGCCTCTTTCGAAAGAGGCGGCCCTTTTTCTATGCCTGCACATGCTCCGATACCCGTGCTCGCTTCAAGCTGGAAACGACGTTGAAGAGCAAATCCCCCCTGTCCCCCCTTCGCAAAGGGGGGGACGAGAGGTCTCGTGCAGTGCTGCGTGGCAATAGGCCGTGAGGGTGCTGGCGTCGGGTGTGCCGTATAAGCCGCAGGCGTTCCCGGCGTCGGCGCCAGCCGATTTGGTGCTGCCGGCAATTGCCGGAAACGCTCCGCTTATTCCGGCCTACATTTTTGCGTCCGCACAAACGGGTGAGGGGCGGTGGCGAGGCGGAGCCTCGCGGGCAAGTGCGTTCCCAAGCCGGAGCTTGGGAACGAGGTGAAGGGGGCGGCGGTGAGGCTGCTTTCGGCGGTATTGTAGGCCGGGATAAGCCGCAGGCGTTCCCGGCGTCGGCGCCAGCCGATTGGGTGCCTGCCAGCAATTGCCGGAAACGCTCCGCTTATTCCGGCCTACATTCTTGCGTCCGCACAAACGGATGAGGGGCGGTGGCGAGGCGGAGCCTCGCGGGCAAGTGCGTTCCCAAGCCGGAGCTTGGGAACGAGGTGAAGGGGGCGGCGGTGAGGCTGCTTTCGGCGGTATTGTAGGTCGGTATAAAGCCGCAGGCGTTCCCGGCGTCGGCGCCAGCCGATTGGGTGCTGCCGGCAATTGCCGGAAACGCTCCGCTTATTCCGGCCTGCATAGGCCACATTCAACGCCACCAAAGGAAAAGGGCCACCTCTGAAGAGGTAGCCCTTTTTTTGCCTGGTGCAGTCGTCACGGTGGGGGCGGCGTCAGCTCCCCTTCACGTTTCCGTCCATGATTATGAGCTCGTAGCGATACCCGGCGCCGAAGTCGATCCTGTTTCTGAGGACACCTTTCACCGTCACCACGTCACCTTCGTTCGGGAGCGTCTTTGTGGTCACCACCAGCTCGTTCGTCTTCTTCGCCGCGCTCCCGGTGCCGTCTTCAATGTGCAGCCAGTTCTTCTTCAGGATCCTGCTGGCGACCTTCACGACCCTGCCGCGGATCACCACATTCTTCTTTTCCAGCTTTGCCCTGTTCGCCCAGAGTTCCGCGACGGTATAGGCGTTTGCCCCCTTTGCCTTCGTGACCTTCGCCGGCTTCCCCTTCACAGGCTTCGCGGAGCCGGGCTTCTCACCCTGGGAGGCGCGCGCCATGGCGGCGTCCATGTTGACCCCTTTGTGGGCCTTCTTGATCGCCTCCGGGCTCATCACTACTTCCTGCTGGCTGCTCAGGCCGCCGGAGAAGATGATCCTGTCGAACTTGCGGTTTAGCGACTTGCTGTTCAGGTTTTTCATCTCGTAGCCGGGCATGAGGCTTACCTCCTGCCCCACGGAGATCTTCATCTGCGGAATGGCCACCCACACCTTTTCCCCGGAGCTCTGTTTGAGAAGAATATAGGTATACCCTCCGCCGTCCATCGTCTCGGCAACCTTCCCCGACAGCGGGATGCTCTGCGGGAGGGGCTTCCCGTTCACGGTGGCGGGGGCTTCGGCGCCGGCGAGGGCGAGCGGTGCGGTGGTCAGGGTGAAGGCGGTGAACAGCAGGCAGAGTGTAGTGCGAGAAGGGGTCATGAAAGCTCCTTGGATTATCCCCGTGCCCGGGGGGAATGGGTCGCGACAGAGTACTTTTTTACGCGCGTCTTGACAAGCTTTTTGACGTAAACAGAGGGTGCATTCCCTTCGCGATTCATGAGTTTTTACCCTTGCCAAGGTAAATGCGCTATGTTATAGAAGTGTGCTGCACAAAATTCGCACGCCATCTGCTTAGTCCCGGCGGTGTCCGCATTCCGCGGATTCCGGGGCCCCTGGTGGCGGAGGAAAAACCAAAGGAGAGTACAATGTCGAACATCACCATGAAGGAACTGCTGGAAGCCGGTGTGCACTTCGGGCACCAGACCAAGAGATGGAACCCGAAGATGAAGCCGTACATCTTCGGCGCGCGCAACGGGATCTACATCATCGACCTGCAGAAGACCGTCCGCCTTTTCAAGAACGCCTACAGCTTCGTCACCGAGGCGGCGCAGGGTGGCGACTCCATCCTCTTCGTCGGCACCAAGAAGCAGGCACAGGATTCGGTTGCCGAAGAGGCGCAGCGCTGCGGGCAGTTCTACGTGAACGACCGTTGGCTGGGCGGCATGCTCACCAACTTCGCCACCGTGAAGCAGAGCATCGACAGGCTGAAGAGGCTCGACGCCATGGTCGCCGACGGCACCATCGAGGCGTACACCAAGAAAGAAGCGCTGAAGCTCGCCAAGGAGCGTGAGAAGCTTGAGAAGACCCTCGGCGGCATCAAGGGTATGGGCAAGCTTCCGGGCGTCCTTTTTGTGGTCGACCCGAAAAACGAGGAGATCGCGGTAAGCGAGGCGAAGAAGCTCGGTATCCCCGTCGTCGCCATCGTCGACACCAACTGCGACCCGGACGACATCAACTACGTCATCCCGGGGAACGACGACGCGATCCGCGCCATCAGGCTCCTCACCAGCAAGATGGCTGACGCCGTCCTCGAAGGCGCCCAGACCAGGAACGCGAAGCTGCAGACCGGCAGCGAAGAGGAATTCGTAGCCGAGTCCGCCGAGTTCGTGGAAGAGGCAGCCGGCGAGGCCTAGTCCCCCCTGCTTTAGTTCCATCCCCTCCTTTCTCCCTCCCCAAGCGGAGCGAGCCCGCGTCCTTTCGGGGAGCGCGGCGGGGATGGGGTCCTTCGACCGTGAAGACTAATACATACTGACCCCCGCCTTTCGGGGCGGGGGTGCTATTGGAGGCTTACGTGAGCATTACAGCAGCACAGGTAAATGAACTGAGGAAGGCAACTGGCGCGGGGCTTATGGACTGCAAGAAGGCCCTCGGCGAAACCGGCGGCGATCACGAGAAGGCGATCGACTACCTGCGCAAGAAGGGTCTGGCAGCCGCCTCCAAGAAGGCCGGCCGTGCAGCTACCGAGGGTGCGGTAGGTTCCTACATCCACGCAGGTGGCAAGATCGGCGTCCTCGTGGAAGTAAACTGCGAGACCGACTTCGTGGCCAAAAACGAGACCTTCCAGGCATTCGTGCGCGACATCGCCATGCACATCGCAGCAGCAAGCCCGATGTTCGTGCGTCGTGAAGAAGTCCCCGCCGAGCTCCTCGAGCGCGAGAAGGACATCTACCGCGCCAAGGCGAAAGAGTCCGGCAAGCCGGACGCCATCGTCGAGAAGATCATCGAAGGGCAGATCAACAAGTTCTACGCGGACATCTGCCTCCTCGAGCAGCCGTACGTGAAGGATCCGGACAAGTCGGTCCAGACCTACCTGAACGAGACGATCGCCACCATCGGCGAGAACATGAGTGTCCGCCGCTTCGCCAAGTTCGTACTGGGCGAGGGGCTCGCGAAGAAGGAGAGCGACTTCGCGGCCGAGGTTGCCGCTGCGGTCGGCGCTTAAAACGTCCCACGGGAGCCGGCCAGCAATGGGCGGCTCTTTTTTTATCCAAAAACCATAAACACGAGCACTTGGGGAAGACATGGCGAAACCGTTTTATAAAAATGTGCTTTTGAAGCTCTCTGGCGAGTCGCTGGCGGGTGACCAAGGATACGGCATCGACCCCCACACCATTACCACCATCGCCAACGAGGTGAAGGAGGTGGTGGCGCTCGGGGTGCAGCTCTCCCTCGTCATCGGCGGCGGGAACATCTTCCGCGGCCTCGCGGCGTCCTCCAAGGGTATGGACCGCGCCAGCGCCGATTACATGGGGATGCTCGCCACCATGATCAACGCGCTGGCGATGCAGGACGCGCTGGAGAAGATCGGGGTCGATACCCGGGTGCAGTCGGCGATCGCCATGCAGGAGGTGGCAGAGCCGTACATCCGCAGGCGCGCCATCAGGCACCTGGAAAAGGGGCGCGTGGTGATCTTCGGCGCCGGCACGGGGAACCCCTTCTTTACCACCGACACCGCGGCGAGCCTCCGTGCCATGGAGATCGGCGCGGACGTCATCCTGAAGGGGACGAAGGTGGACGGCGTCTACTCGGCGGACCCGAAGAAGGACCCGAACGCCACGAAGTACACCCAGCTGAGCTACATCGATGTCCTGAAGAAGGGGCTGGCGGTCATGGATGCGACCGCGACCTCCCTGTGCATGGACAACAACCTCCCGATCGTGGTCTTTGACGTGACCACCGACGGCAATGTAGTGCGGGTCATCTGCGGCGAGCAGATCGGCACCATCGTGAAAGGAGAGTAAAATGATCAAGGACGTCCTTGCCAACATGAACGCCCGGATGGACAAGACCATCGAGGCGCTTAGGAGGGAGTACCAGAGGGTCCGCACCGGCCGCGCCTCCACCTCTCTTCTGGACGAGGTGAAGGTGGACTACTACGGCAACCTCTCCCCGCTGAGCCAGGTGGCCACCCTCGCGGTCCCGGAGGCGCGCACCATCACCATCTCGCCGTGGGAGAACAAGATGATCCCGATCATCGAGAAGGCGATCCTGAACGCGAACCTGGGGCTCACCCCGGCAAACGACGGGAAGCAGATCCGCCTGAACCTCCCGCCGCTTACCGAGGAGCGCCGCAAGGACATCGTGAAGCAGCTCAAGAAGGACGGCGAGGACGCGAAGGTCGCGCTGCGCAACATCCGCCGCGAGGCGATCGACGAGCTGAAGAAGCTGGAGAAGGAGAAGCAGATCTCCGAGGACGAGCTGAAGCGCGCCGAGAAAGAAGTGCAGGATTTCACCAACACCCACGTGGCGAAGGTGGACGAGGTCTTCGCGCACAAGGAAAAAGAGGTTATGGAGGTCTAGGACGCTCCGGATCGGGGGGGAGTCTCTCCCCCCCGGCAACCTCTCGCGCGCCGCGGGGCGCGCACCACCCCTCCAATCCAGGGGATTTTTTGTTTTTAGGGTGCTCATGAAAACACTCAAGCCGGAAAACCTGCCGCGTCACCTCGCCATCATCATGGACGGCAACGGGCGCTGGGCCAAGGAGCGCATGCTGCGCCGCATCGTCGGGCACCGCAAAGGTGTGGAGACGGTCCGGGTCATCGTGGAGGAGTGCTCGCGCCTGAAGATCGGCTACCTTACCCTCTTCGCCTTCTCTGCGGAGAACTGGCTGCGCCCGAAGACCGAGGTGACTGCGCTCATGGCGCTCCTCAAGCAGTACATTCGCGGTGAGACCGCACGGATGATGCAAAACGACATCAGGTTCAACGTGATAGGGAACCGTGCCGACCTGCCGGAGGACGTAAACCGCGAGATCGACTCGACGATCCAGAAGACCTCGGGAAACCGCGGCATGCTCCTCACCCTTGCCCTTTCCTACGGCGGCCGCCAGGAGATCATTTCCGCCGCACGAAGGCTCGCGAGTGAGGCCGCCGCCGGCCGCCTCGACCCCGATTCCATCGACGAGAACTCTTTCGGCGCATCGCTCAGCACCGCCGGGATCCCCGATCCCGACCTCCTGATACGGACGAGTGGTGAGATGCGCATCAGCAACTTTCTCCTCTGGCAGCTGGCCTACGCGGAGCTCTACTTCACGGAGGTCAACTGGCCGGAGTTCGACAGGGACGAGCTGGCCCGCGCGCTCAAGGACTACCAGTCCAGGGAGCGCCGGTTCGGCAAGACCAGCGACCAGCTGCGTCGTGGCGGGGAGCAGCCCTCCTAGCGGGGGACGCCAAGAAAGGAGCTCGCTATCAAACGTCTTGCTTCCGCAGCGGTACTCTTGCCGCTGCTCATACTCTTCATTTTGAAGTCGCCCCCCGTCTGGTTCGACATCCTCATCGCAGTGGTGGCGGCCATCGGGCTCGACGAGTTCTACCGCATGACCCTCCCGGAGCGCCGCAGCGAAGGGTGGAGCGCCGCGGTCGTCGGCGCCCTCGCGCTCTTCACCATTCCCTTCGCCGACGGGATGCTCTCCCTCTTTGCCCTCACCGCAGCAGTGCTCGGCTTCTCCCTTGTCGGCCTCTTCCGCCTGAAGGACATCGCGCAGGCCGCATCCGAGTCCGCCTTCATCTTCATGGGCTTTCTCTACGTCCCGCTGCTCCTTGCGCACTTGATCCTCCTGCGCGTCGAGCCGCACGGCGTGGCCTGGATCTTCCTGATGATGGTGATCGTGATGTCCGGGGACAGCGCCGCCTACTACGTGGGCTCGAGCTTCGGGCGCACGAAGCTCTACCCTGCGGTGAGCCCGAAGAAGAGTGTGGAAGGCTCCCTCGGGGGGCTCGCGGGGAGCGTGATCGGCGCCCTTGTCTTCCGCGCCCTCTTTTTCGCTGAGCTGACGATCGTCGACGCGGTGGCGGTGGCGCTCCTTTGCGGAGTCCTCGGGCAGCTGGGAGACCTTTTCGAGTCCCTCATCAAGAGAAGCTGCGGCGTGAAGGATTCCGGCACCCTCATCCCCGGCCACGGCGGAATTCTCGACCGGCTGGACAGCATCCTCTTCGCAGCCCCCGCGGTTTTCTACTACGCGTACTTCGTGTTCGCGGGGTAGAGAGTGAGCTACATCCCTCTTCTGGCGTACTCACGCACAAAATTGCACAGCGCTCTCTTTTCCAACGGCGCTTGTTATGAGGTATTATGAAAAAGATCGCTATTCTCGGCTCCACCGGATCGATCGGGGTGAGCACCCTCGACGTCGTCGATAAACACCCCGAGATGTTCCAGGTGGTGGCGCTAACTGCAGGCACCAACCTGGAGCTCCTCAAAACGCAGATCGAGAAGTTCTCCCCAGTGCTCGTCTCGGTTCTCACCGCCGAGCACGCCGCGCAGCTCGATCGTATGCTCTCCGGGAAGAAACCGCAGATCATGCATGGCGTGGAAGGGCTGATCGCCGCCGCCACCGCGCCGGATGCCACCATGGTGGTAGCCGCCATCGTGGGCGCCGCAGGGCTTGTCCCGACGGCAGCCGCGATCAGCGCCGGCAAGGACGTGGCACTGGCCAACAAGGAAACGCTCGTCACCGCCGGGCACCTGATCATGGACCTCGTGCAGGAGAAGGGGGTCAACCTCTACCCGGTGGACAGCGAGCACTGTGCGGTCTTCCAGTCCCTCGTGGGGCACCGGAAGGAGGACGTGAGCCGCCTCATCCTCACCGCCTCCGGAGGGCCGTTCTGGAGCTGGAGCAGCGAAAAGGTGGCAGGCGCCACCATAAACGACGCCCTGAACCACCCGAACTGGAGCATGGGAAAAAAGATCAGCATCGATTCAGCGACGATGATGAACAAGGGGCTCGAGGTCATCGAGGCGCGCTGGCTCTTCGACATCCCTGTCGACCGCATCGCGGTGCACATCCACCCGCAGAGCATCATCCACTCCATGGTGGAGTATCTGGACGGCAGCGTCATGGCGCAGCTCGGGATGCCGGATATGAAAGGGCCGATCGCCTACGCCCTGACCTATCCGGCCCGCATCCCCGCCGGCGTCAAGCCGCTCGACCTCACCAGCCTTTCCGGGCTCACCTTTCATAGGCCCGATCCGCTGCGCTTCCCGGCGCTCGATCTTGCCTACCAGGCGGCACGCTCCGGCGAGAGCATGCCGGCAGTCATGAATGCAGCCAATGAAATCGCCGTGGAGGCGTTTCTCTCGGGGAGGATCGGGTTCGCCGCCATCCCGGTGGCGATTGAAAAGACGATGGAGCTGCACGAACCGCACGCTCTGCGCACCTTCGAGGAGGTGCTGGAGGCCGACCGCTTCGGTCGCAGGACCGCCAGGAAGGTCCTGAAGTTCGAGGAGTAAGACCGAAGCCGTCGCTGCAAGACCGTAGGGGGGGTAATGACTAGCATATTCTTCGCAATTATCGCCCTGGGGGTGCTGATCTTTATTCACGAGCTCGGGCACTTCCTTTTTGCCAAGGCGTTCGGGGTAGGGGTCGAGAAGTTCTCCCTCGGATTTGGGCCGAAGATCGTCGGGAAAAAATATGGCGAGACGGAGTATCTCCTCTCCGCATTCCCCCTTGGCGGCTACGTCAAGATGGTGGGGGAGGGGGACGACGTCGAAATCACCGAGGAGCAGAGGACAGTCTCCTTCAGCGACAAGTCCGTACTGCGCCGCATCATCATCGTCGCGGCGGGACCGATCTTCAATCTCCTCTTCGCCTACTTCCTCTTCATCGTCGTCTTCATGATCGGCGTTCCAGCCGTCACCACGAAGGTCGGCGAGGTCGTCCCGGGGAAACCCGCGGCGCAGGCGGGGATCCTGCCGGGAGACCTTATCACTGCTGTGAACGGCAAGCCGGTGGACCGCTGGGAGGATTTCGCCACCGTCATCTCCAAGGGGAAGATCGCCCCGATGCAGGTGACGGTCGTGCGCGGCGCGACTGTCATGAACTACAACATGGTCCCGGAGCCCCGCACGACGAAGAACCTCCTCGGTGAAACGGTGACCTCCCCGGTGATCGGGGTCGTGGCGGCCGGCGAGACGGTGACGGACCACTTCACTCCGCTGGAGGCGATAAAGCGGGGGAGCGAGCAGTGCTGGAACGTGATCTCCCTTACCTTCCTCTCCCTGGTGCGCCTCGTGGAGCGCGCCATACCGCTCGACACCATCGGCGGCCCGATCATGATCGTGAAGATCGCCGGGCAGCAGGCAGCGGCCGGCGGCGTGAACTTCCTCGCCTTCGTGGCGCTCCTCTCGGTGAACCTGGGGGTGCTGAACCTCCTCCCCGTGCCGATCCTGGACGGCGGCCACCTCGCCTTTTACATCATCGAGCTCATCATCGGCCGTCCGGTGGGGAAAAGGGCGCGGGAGATAGCGCAGCAGGTCGGGCTCGTCCTCCTGGTGAGCCTCATGATCCTCGCCTTCTACAACGACATCGCCCGGATCGTGACAGGGAAATAGTCGGGGGGAGTAAGGATCCCATCATCATTCACGGCCGGGAGGGGAATACCTCCCGGCTTTCTCATCGCTCCAGCAGCAGGCGTAGATCGGAATAGCCTTGAAGATTCTCACCTTTGATACCTCCGGAAGCTCATCAAGCGTCGCACTCTCCCACGGCACCGAACTGATCGGTGAAACCCTTTTCAGCGGCCACCGCACCCCCACAGGGAAGCTCCTCGACGCCGCCCGCGCGCTCCTCGACACAGCCTCCCTCGCTCCGGCGGATCTCGATGCCTTCGCCGTCTCCCTCGGCCCCGGCTCCTTCACCGGCGTCCGCGTCGGCATCTCCCTGGTGAAAGGGATGGCGCTGGCGGCAGGGAAGCCGGCGCTGGGCTTCTCCTCCCTCGCCATGCTCGCCGCCAATCTCCCGCTGTGCGCCTGGCAGGTGGCGCCCCTCTTCGATGCCCGGAAAAGCGAGGTGTATTGCGCGCTGTACCGCACCGGAAGCGGGGTGCCGGTTCCGGTGGCGGCTGAGGCGGTCCTTCCCCCTGTCGACTTTCTGGCCACCATCACCGAGCCTACCGTCTTTGTGGGGGACGGAGCGCTGAGGTACCGGGAGCTGATCACCGAGACCCTCGGCGACCTCGCCATCTTCGCCCCCTGGAATGCCCACCTCCCGAAGGCATCGGCGGGGGCTCTTGTTGCCCATGAAGCCGCTCTGGCCGGGGCATTCATCCCTCTCGCCCAACTCAACCCCCGCTACCTGCGCCTCTCCGAGGCGGAAGTGGCCAAAAAACGGGCCTCCGAAGAATTCAGGAAAAACGCTCCTTGAGTCCCCCCTCCCTTGACGGGAGGGGGACAGGGGTGGGTGAAGCTGCCATGAGCTGGAACGGTGGCGCCTTCCCTCACACCCTGTCCCTCCCCCGCGAGGAGGAAGGGAACATTCCTGCAGCCGTTTTAAAAAAATGTTCGATTAAACTGAAAAACGCCGGGAAGGGGGCTGAGCAGGCGCCCGAGTAGCTGTTGACAGTTCTTTTGTAATGTATTATGTTGACCCCTCTATTTTTAATCCAACGGTAACCTCCTCTAAATACGAAGAAATTTTACCGTCATCAACTACCGGTTTATTAGCTCCAAACGGTGAGCGCTCCGGTGCAAGGGACAACATATGCGTAGCGATACTATTACTCAGGGACTGGAGCGTACTCCGCACCGCGCCCTTCTGAAGGGTACAGGACTTCCGCAGAGCGAGATGGCGAAGCCCTTCATCGGCATTGCCACCAGCTTCACCGATCTCATCCCCGGCCACATAGGGATGAGGGACCTCGAGCGTTTCATCGAAAAGGGGATTCACACCGGCGGCGGCTACGCCTTTCTCTTCGGGATTCCGGGGGTTTGCGACGGGATCTCCATGGGGCACAAGGGGATGCACTACTCCCTCCCCACCCGCGAGCTGATCGCGGACATGGTGGAGTCGGTCGCCGAGGCGCACCGCCTGGACGGTCTCGTCCTTCTCACCAACTGCGACAAGATCACCCCGGGGATGCTGATGGCTGCCGCGCGTCTCGACATCCCCTGCATCGTGGTGACCGCCGGTCCGATGATGAGCGGCCGCGGCGTCGAGGGAAGGCGCTACTCCTTTGTCACCGACACCTTCGAGGCGATGGCCCGCTACAAGGCCGGCGTCATCGACGACGCCGAGCTCGCCCGCTGCGAGGAGAACGCCTGCCCCGGCGTCGGGTCCTGCCAGGGGCTCTTCACCGCCAACACCATGGCGATCCTCACCGAGACGCTCGGCATGAGCCTCCCGCGCTGCGGCACCGCCCTCGCCGTCTCTGCCCTCAAGAGAAGGATCGCCTTTGCCTCCGGCGAGCGAATCGTGCAGATGGTCGGCGAGAACGTCACCCCGCGCTCCATCCTCTCCAGGGAAGCATTCGAAAACGCCATCCGCGTCGACCTCGCCCTCGGCGGCTCCTCCAACACGGTCCTGCACCTCCTCGCCATCGCACGTGAGGCCGGGGTAGATCTGCCGCTGGAGACCTTCGACGTCCTCTCCCGCCAGACCCCGCAGATTGCCTCCATGAACCCCGCAGGTGAGCACTTCATGGAAGACCTCGACGCGGCAGGGGGCGTGGCAGGGGTGCTGAAGCAGCTCGGCGACAGCA
The DNA window shown above is from Geomonas sp. RF6 and carries:
- the ilvD gene encoding dihydroxy-acid dehydratase, giving the protein MRSDTITQGLERTPHRALLKGTGLPQSEMAKPFIGIATSFTDLIPGHIGMRDLERFIEKGIHTGGGYAFLFGIPGVCDGISMGHKGMHYSLPTRELIADMVESVAEAHRLDGLVLLTNCDKITPGMLMAAARLDIPCIVVTAGPMMSGRGVEGRRYSFVTDTFEAMARYKAGVIDDAELARCEENACPGVGSCQGLFTANTMAILTETLGMSLPRCGTALAVSALKRRIAFASGERIVQMVGENVTPRSILSREAFENAIRVDLALGGSSNTVLHLLAIAREAGVDLPLETFDVLSRQTPQIASMNPAGEHFMEDLDAAGGVAGVLKQLGDSIHDCPTVMGLTTKQIVSSLSDVDESVIRPTAQPVKKEGGIAVLFGNIAPDGAVVKQSGVGEKMMQFTGTARCFDSEELAMQAIMSGQIKSGDMVVIRYEGPKGGPGMREMLAPTAAIMGLGLGDSVALITDGRFSGGTRGPCVGHISPEAAVGGPIALVEDGDRIELDIPSRSLKLLVSDEVLAERRARWSAPEPKIKKGWLARYAKVVTSANTGAVTTA